The stretch of DNA GTATGATTATCACTTCAAACATATTTAATCCATCATAGGGAACATACACTCGACACGCTATTGTCGTCCAAAACATTCAATCTCTGATATTCAAGTAATCCTACCAAAAAGAGTCAAGAAGTTAGGATAAAAATTTCTAATTCTGGAGGAAAGGCTCTCATAATGGTCAGAAAATTGTATGGTCAAACGCACTTTGACTGTGGCAGAGAAAAAGTTTGCCACTACACTCTCCTCGTTCCTTGAAGACAGGCCCATCCATCCATTTCAGATACCGATACGCTGTATAAGTATGTTGAGTAAACGTCTTTGACTTTTGGCACCTGAATTATGAGACAAAAAGTACAAAAGGGAACATATAAATAAGCAAATAAACTCTAGGAGGCATGACGATGTTAGAAAATTAATGTCAAATTCCTTTACCTGCTCCTCTAAAATTCCAGAAATGGCAACTACTCCACCAGGTTTTGCATAACCAACTATGTCCTCAACCAGCTCCAGTAAGGGATTCAGAAGTATGTTTGCTGCAACTACATCGTATGTTCCTCTGGAAGACTTCAAGTCAGGGTTATTGATTAGTTTGTTCTCTTCTGATTTGTCAACGGCATTTGGGAAGGATGAAGGCTGAGCATTCATTGGTACCAAGAAAACAGGCATTTGGTTGGAACGTAAACCATTCAGTAACAAGTTTTCAGAAGCAGAGGTTATAGCTTCAGGGTCTATGTCTATCCCAGTAGCGAGAGCAGCACCCATCTGCATTCATAAGCGAACATTGAGCGAATGAAATAGGGAAACACTGCCTTATTATCGTGACACTTTCCAGCAGTGAACAAACATACAAAGACTTGGTACCTTCAGAGCCGCAATCCCCAAAACTCCAGTGCCTGTTCCATAATCCAAGACATGTTCACCCCCTTTAATAACTTCCCGTAGAAGTAGAAGGCACAGCTTAGTTGTCGGGTGCTCCCCCGTCCCAAAAGCCAAACCTGGATTGATGATTATATTTGTGGCCTGTGGATCCTGTGAATGGAAAAGGTTGAGGACAAATCTCTCAGTTCAAGATTGTTAGCATTCAGAAAGAAAAAACAAGCAGCATCCTTAGAATTTCTTTTAAAAAACAAATGAAAACAGCATGATGTGAATACATACAGGGGGACTTCTCCATTTTGGAACCACCCAAAGACCGTCAGCCACTTCAGTGGACTCGTATGTTTCCTGCAGCAACCACAATAGTAATCTAACTTTTCAAGCATTTGACAAGCAAAAACCGTGCACCCAACTCAAAGGTTATAGAAAATGGATCCCATAAACAGTATGCCAATGGCTAACCCCAGTTTATGAGCCATACGCCTAGCTATAAAGTCAAAACTTACCAAAGCATATATATACGGTCTAAGGGTGGGTTCGTTTCCTGGggcctaaagtttagaggtgtcacatcaaagagaatcttgtcatttagaagtattaaataaagtctaattacaaaactaattgcagaaccccagtgctaattcgtgagacgaatctaatgaggtatattagtccatgattagcggatgattactgtagcatcactgtggcaaattatggattaattaggtttattaaatttgtctcgcgaattagcacccagctgtgtaaaaagttttataaacagattttatttaattttctttaatgtgatgggtctaaagtttagggGCAGGAAACGAACAGGGACTGTGTGTGACACGTAATGGAGGgaacagaagagcaacagtggCATTTAAAG from Panicum hallii strain FIL2 chromosome 3, PHallii_v3.1, whole genome shotgun sequence encodes:
- the LOC112884791 gene encoding uncharacterized protein LOC112884791 produces the protein MLPSLACAGRAPLRRLVSTTSSPRVLSPHVPYAISSRGGGNLPPLLLPLYACSSPSRDGACGPASGARRGMSFCARAVDVGDETPSSSAAAGSDLSAPYLSVRIRCRKQDAEVLSEALLCFGASSVTVDDIADAGNLDEISITSIYADGEDVDSSVSSAASSAGLNYSAVYETSVGKQGDWVATVQETYESTEVADGLWVVPKWRSPPDPQATNIIINPGLAFGTGEHPTTKLCLLLLREVIKGGEHVLDYGTGTGVLGIAALKMGAALATGIDIDPEAITSASENLLLNGLRSNQMPVFLVPMNAQPSSFPNAVDKSEENKLINNPDLKSSRGTYDVVAANILLNPLLELVEDIVGYAKPGGVVAISGILEEQVPKVKDVYSTYLYSVSVSEMDGWACLQGTRRV